Below is a window of Chelmon rostratus isolate fCheRos1 chromosome 23, fCheRos1.pri, whole genome shotgun sequence DNA.
GCTTCCAGCAAATATCAGTGATGTCAAAGTACTGGCACCGAGCTTCCCAATGGATCAAATCGATAACAAATGTTCCGTGTCTGTACCTTTCCTTCTGCGCAATGGTTAGTTTACAGATTGCTTCCTGAACCCGGCCAAGAGAACGTCTTTTTCTGAATGGACAGAttttttcatcagattttttcCCCTGTCCTTCTTGGCCGAGGGCACTTAAATTGTAACCATCTGTCCGCAGACGATGACTGCTGCTAgttgctgcttgtttctgtgtgcccctgttgtttttgttcaaatgtcCGTGCTGGAATCACACGAGACCCTGTTAGACCAAGGCTAAAGTGAGGTTACTGCGGCGCTGGCCCGCTAGCAGACCCGCATGAACCTCCTTGTAGTGCCAAAGTGAGTCTCGGtgcctgcaaacacagcaaCCAGCCTGTGTTCTTTATGTAACTGGATCTGATAATGGTCTGTCTCAAGGGGTCAAAGGGTATTTAAAGTGTGGTGACTCagtaatgatgaaaaatatagTGGTTTTATCATTTATCAAAGAGGCACAGAGTTCTTGCTGTTTATGGTGAGTTTTGTGGTCGTCAGTGAGCATACCCATGCTTCTGTTTCCTTGTTCTGGTATGTTTTCTGATGCCCGATGTGTCTATTGTGCTCCAGCTATCTGCTTCGTTTCTTCTTTAGATGTGGAGAGTAAGACGCTGCAGGGGGTTAAAGGTGAACTGCTCTTGGATAAATCAGGCCAGCACCACCTGGAGAACACCACCTTGGACTTCCAGAAACTCTCAGATAAGGAGGTTTTGAGGATCACCGGCCCGCTCGGAGCTGATTTCACAGTCAAAGTAAGAGCTAACAGCGGCTCGGTTTgttatgtgtaatgtgaaatcAGCTTTTCAAAGTGACAAAAGAGTCATCACTGAACTCTTGAGTTTCCctcagctctgtgcagcttttcaaGTTAGCATCTTCCagcattgttttggttttccagcccGCCGCGTCACTACTTTGGTTCACAATCACCACTCTCATCAGCATCCACCTCCAGTCAGCAGTTTTCGGTGAAAATGCTCTGATACACCCAATGTCCAGCACCAAAGCTgctaaagaaccagatatttctctcagtcgctggtggagaccaaaacagagctaaaaggagagcgaGTATTGCATGAAACTCGACGAATGTGGTTCAGCTGTTCACTAACATGTTCAAAATATCAACTTTATATGGCTGGCGATGTGAATACAACTTGTCCACTGCCCCAAACTGGCCAAAACGACTTAACAATTAATACTGATTTACATAGAGTGAGCTGGAAAGTTCTGAGGAGCAAAGTGGTTACTTTAGCTACTTAACTTCACTCTACCGATCAGACATTTTGTTGTCTTATCTGCAGCTCAACTCATAACTGTAGTTTCAGCAGCTGAGCAAAGCTGAGCCAAACTGGGCTAGGATAAATTTCTTACTTCCACAAACTCCTGCTGAACTCCCCGTGTCATGCACAGTTCACAACAGATTTGATTTCGCGTGTTTAGATTGAAAGATATCAGCGTATGTGTCAGCCGCTTCAATATGAAATGCAGAAGACTTTTTGGTCCACTTGCGCTCTCTAAGGGACAACAGTTGTTTTTGAAACAGTGTGTCATACAGTGATAACAGTAGTATCACACACATTTGTAGCGCCAAATCCAGTGGTTCGTTTTGGTTTAATGATGCCAAACAATTTCATGCCTTTGGCTGCCGCAGTTAATATTGCTCCACGGTATAAATGTCGCTTGTTGAAACATAACACAAAcatctttttctgctttgtcacacacacacacacacattctcaggCTAGGGCCAGTCAGTGGACATTAAAAATTATACAGGCCACGGACTGGGAAACGCCTGTGAAAACTTCCCCCCTCATAAACACGAGTCAGGATCGGACAATAAATAGAAATTCAGGAGACAGAAATCTGAGAGGCCATAAATGCATAATTTTCTAATCTGTTACGAGGCAGGCAGCCAATTCATATCGCAGTGCTGGAAAGGGCTTGGACAAATGGAAAATCCTATTAAAGAGTTGCCAGACAGTCTTTccacaaacacatgattgtgAATGAGTGGCAGTGGTGTCTGATTTATACGTGTTGTAGGTATAATCTGGCTTTGGGCATTTCTTCACTATGGTTGAGGTGTGAGGTTAGAAGGAAAATGtttgctgaaatatttatgaAACCTGACAAAATGTCCAATGAGGCACATACACATTTGCTCCATGTGGCTTAATTTCTTTAGACCGGTCTAGTAGTCTTTATCTTATCTAAGCAAAGCACTAAGAAAtagttttctctcctccagtgaATTATTTATCACTACCTGTGATACACACTTATGCTACCAGAACCTGTGTTGAACCTTTGAATGTGCAGGAGCTGACATTTCAGGTTACTCGGGGTCAAGTTCCTccgatgtttgtgtgtgaaaatcttGAAATAGATTCCAGTGATTTGTTGGCGCTGTCAGTGAGCAAAGCTACTATAATTTCAGCCGCGTCAGCCTTTTCCCCTCCAGGCTCATGTCGTCGCTCtgaaaacagtgagctgaaaagagaacaaacaaaactgcaacagtttttattgttttcacatttccagCGAAGCACAGAAAAGGGTCATCTGAGGAAATGATCAGAAAATACCAGTTTAAAAACCCAGTTTAACACATAAATGATATTTTGTAGTTGTGGCCCACTAACTTGTACTGCTGTCACCTATTCCTTCCCTCGCCTGGCCCATGTGGCCAGGTTTTCTAATGAGGAACGTCATTTAGCTAAGTTAGGAGGGCTGATGGCATATCCAAAGTAACTTTTATTGGAAATCATGAATATCTTATATATTAAGCGACTGGAGTAAGAACAGCACCTTTTATTCATTAGGGGGTTACTGCattggccactagagggcagaaagACTCATGCAAAAGAATATCATAATCACTTAGCATCAGACTAGCTTAGCTGCGGTTCAGATGGCAGCTAAACCGGACGAAGGGGAACTCCCATTGATAATGCTGCAACCCTTGCAAAATGTTAATTGAGGAAATTGGTTTTAGCATTGTGGTTTTCCATTTCAAGGATCATATCACTAAAACTTCTTCTGAGGACTGAGGAGCATGAGGTTTACAAGACCGCAGTGTTTTGTTCCAGACAACACAGGTTTAaatccttccatccatccttgCATCCAACCATGGCATGGGAGCCCTGTTAGAGTCCTCTTTAGCTGAGTTTAGTTACTCTTAAACAAATATCTGGACCTTGTAGCTTGCCTCATGCTAGTTTTGCTCTTTTCACCCACCACTCCTACACTTCGCCCCTGGTGCCATATAAATCTGGGGATCCCGGGATCCCGGGATCCTTGCTTTGGCTTGGTTTCTTCAACTGAAACAAACATAGTGGTCACACCATGAACACTGTTTCTGTAGGTGCAGTTTGCCGGTGGAGCAGACAGTGTGGTTCAGTACATCTACTACCAGCCCATCATCCACCGCTGGAGGGAGACGGACTTCTTCCCTTGCTCCGTCACGTGTGGTGGAGGTAAGATCGAGCTGCATTGCTCCGTTAAGTGTGTGTTGATAGATAAGTGTCAGTTTTTGTCTAATATATTTTGAGATgagtgacttttttttgtctgtaggGTACCAGCTAACATCAGCAGAGTGCTTTGACCTTCGCAGCGGCCGGGTGGTTGTGGATCAGTATTGCCATTATTACCCAGAGAACATCAAACCTAAACCCAAGCTCCAGGAGTGCAACATGGAGCCCTGCCTGGCCAGGTTAGAGACTTAGCGCCAACTCTGCCAACAGCACTTTATGTAATCCTAAACCCTAATTTCCTTAATTGATTCTGCCTTTTAGTGATGGCTACAAGCAAATAATGCCATATGACCTCTACCACCCTCTGCCTCGGTATGTACTCGCAACTGTGGGATGACATTACTGACAAATTTGGACTCCATCTCCATCCATATGTGCATGACTAATCTTTTACAATGTCAGATGGGAGAGCAGTCCCTGGACCgcctgctccacctcctgcGGCGGAGGCATCCAGAGTCGCTCGGTGTCCTGTGTGGAGGAGGACATGCAGGGTACCATCACTCCCACTGAGGAATGGAAGTGTCTCTACTCCCCCAAGACAGCTATCCTGCAGCCCTGCAACACCTTCGACTGCCCCACCTGGCTGGCACAGGAGTGGTCGCCTGTAGGTgccctcttttcttctttttactgTTCTTACTGGTTATTATTTCTACACAGTATAGAGAAAATATAAGGCCACATTGAGCCTTAATTGGTTAAAGCTGCTCTTTTGTGAGGTGCTGCTTCGCAAAATTAGAAATGATGAGAAAGTTCAGTTAAAAAATGCTGAGAAACCGATTGTAAAtagatgtttttgtgttctgtAGCTGTTACCACTTGGCAAGTCGAATATTGGTAAATGagccatttgtcttttttgtctgcGAGTCACGACAGTGGCTCCTAACTAGCCCACGAGGTAAAAAAAAGGGTGATTAATTGTCTCAGGGAGAAACAAAAACACGCAACAGCCTGACCTTGGAATTTATCATCTCACAACAGGAAGCACGAACTTGCTATGTGATTCAAAGTAGCGCTGCTAACATCAATTTGAGTGCCGTTCACCACCCGTGCCCCTGAACACACCATTCAAAACATACAGCCTTTATTTGAAGCCCCAGAGTCAGCAGCAGATATGGATTCTTAAACTCTTTCTTTGCCAAACACATCTGGATCATCTAACATTCTTGTTAGCTTACTAGTTTGGCATAGTTGCTGTTACATTAACCAGAAATGTCCCATGCAGCTTCCTCGTGGGGGTTTTTCAACCTCACCAGTTACACAGGCACAAGCAGAGGGACAGGGAGCCTAATCTGTGGCCCTCTAAAAACCTGGATGCTGTTTACCTAGCACATTCTTCCTTGTGAACTTGCCTTTAAATGCTTGTTTTGGCAGAGGTTGCACAAAGTTCCCCCCtgtgcagagagctgcagggatTTTGGAAGGTCTTTACTTCCCTTGAGTCAAGGGCTGAGGCTTTGTGTCAAGCACAAGCAAAGGGATGCAACTATAGAAGCAAGACTTAAGTTGATCAGTAGTTAATTGACAATATCTCCTGACCTGTCCTGTCTCGCACCAGTGCACAGTGACCTGTGGTCAGGGTCTGCGCTACAGGGTGGTGTTATGCATTGATCACAGGGGACTACATGCTGGAGGCTGTAACCCCACCACCAAACCCCACATCAAGGAGGAGTGCCTGGTGACTGTGCCCTGTTATAAGTCCATAGGTGggttacattgtgttgtttttgcgCATATTTCACCAAACTTGTACTTATTCCGACAATAAatttgtgatgtgtgatgttCAACCCTTGTCTTTGCTGGCTGATTTGCTCCAGATACCCTCCCAGTTGAGGCAAAACCTGTGTGGCATAAGCAAGCCATAGAGTTGGAGGAGGAGATCATCGTTACGGAGGAACCAACGTGAGTACCATACACCCACATGTGCGTGCATGGGTACAAAGAAGGATTTTATAGTGTAATTCTGGtatttttaaacttatttttaCACAGTCTGGTGTCTAAATGGCTGGTAATTACAATTACAGTTTTGGAAATGGTCCAGTAGATGGCCTCAGCTGGCAGTACTTGGTGCTTTAAAGTCATACAATAGGCAGTGGCAGTGGTAGACCAGCAACTCCCAAGTTCTGAggttaaattactgtttttgtcaggaTGCCTGAAAGGGTCTGTCACTGTAGGGATCCATCGTGTTATCCACAATGTTGTCAGACTCTTAAAATAACAACCTGAGCctgacagtgacaaaaacaagtaCTTTCAGTGGACGTACGTTGCCCCCAAGGATTACATTCTTTGCAGCCTCTTTCCTGGCTGCCGGCTGAGGCGAGCTACTGGACCAATTCCAAatctttttgtacattttagtCATTTAGACCCAAAAATATGTAATTACCCCTTAATGGGGGTAATTACATTAAACCTTGgtgctttaaaaacatctcTTTTTGCTGCTTCCTTCTAttgcaggaggagctgcaattaaaactttaaaatatatTATTCTACTTGTACTGGCACTCTGCGCTAAAACCATATACCTGCAATTTACTGCCGGGAGTCAACGTTCTGTTTAAACCATCACAGGTGTCGCGGCCTTAAACCACAAATGAGTTAGGAGGATGCAACTGCTAAAGCTATAAATGACTCTCAAGCTTCATTACCCGGAAAAATCAGGGGAAATTTAATTCTTTAAATCACTCTGTAGGGCTAAAGTCAGATACCAGATACACGGTTTCAAGAATGGTTTACACAACCCGGAGCTTTGGATTTACCTGGAGGTGAAACTGAAGCAGACAGGGCGCAGCGCTGCCATGGAGCCACCATCGCATCGTGATTCTGTTCATGTCAACAGCCATTTACAACCACTTGGAGTCAAAATGCTCACTTTTCGCCTTCGCTGAAGTTAAATGTGTAATGctgttttgcttcagtgaattagggttaggggttagggggttaggtACGGGGGTGTTGTCAGATCTAAGCAGTGAATATGCTGTATGAGGTTATGTGAGGTGGAAGGGGAAGCTGaaggtgaaaaagaaaaaacatctttttggAAAGCAGCGGTCTGCTCAGTCACTGTCCACCAGCATTACCTCAGCAAGCGTCAGATGTTCCAAATGTTCTCGGCCCACACATCAATTGAATAATAAAGGCCGTCCTCTGAAGATGGACAATATTTGGACTATACCCAGCGTCTTGCATGACTCGTATTAGCGACCATGTTTGCCAGCTGAAAACATCTGTTACTTTGACTTATCTTtggagcgagagaggggggGGCGCCAAACGCCAAAACATATGATTTTGCtctaatgcaaaaaaaaaaaaaagcatgtccTTCCTCCAAAAGCACATAAATATCTGCATATAATATGCAGTCATTCACAAGCCAACAACAATATCTGCCTACCATATGGGGCCAGGTTACGGATGTGAggggaaagagaaggaaattCCTGCGTTAGACTTATTGCACCTCTATTGCCAGGCCTTATGCCTGCCCCGAGCCACCGCTGTGCAACTGCTCAAAAAGTTGAACCCATATATGTTCCACAGCTCGGccaaaagtgcttttttttaaccttacCACCGCCaagagtaaataaaatattccCATTGATGGAAATTTAATTGATATGATTAACATGGGGCTTTGGCGGACACTGCAAAAATATGTTGTTTCCGTTCCACGAATGAAATCAAGATTGCTTTTGAGCCGACAGATGTGATTTAACTGCGCTTGAAGATAAACATTTCTCACGTGTTGACTTTGTTGCTTGTGTTCCAAGGTCTAACTACCGgtgattcatttgtttgtccAAACGGCAACGAGTCCTCGAGCACTCATAAAGGGCCAACTTAGCTGTAATTATGAGCTCTTTATTGAGGCATCTTATAAAACGGCAGGGTGTTCTTGTGTTGTGGTCGGACTGCTCAAACAAGGAAGAATGCTGCACGTTGGTGCAGGCTGCCATGCTGGTCGGTATCTGTGTGAGACACATGGACACTGATAACGCGTGTTGTAAACGGAGGAGTGCAGCGATGTACTGGAAACACAGGGCTGAATAAACTTCACAAACATGGGTTAAGAAACAATATTTCTACCAATCATATTCCACTTTGATTGAAGGAatccaaaaagcaaaaagaaaataccatttttattttatttttttaagagacTTGACCGTAATTACAAAGTGAGCTGCAGAGCCAAGTTACTCTATTTGATGTAAGAGAAGGAAATTACAAATGacttgtttcatttgtttcagttcaaTGGATTTGTAGTTACTGTGTATGTAGTCATTCCCTTTTATTTCTAAGCTAAACAACTACATCCCCGTTTataacacagtgacatttgCTGCTGATCTGACTGTCTGCAGGGCAGCAGTAGTTTCTGTATCGCTGTTCTGTTAAGTGCAAAACTAGACCTATGCAAGCACTGTTTATAAAGCAATGCTGAGCAACCAGCTATCAGCAACAGATGTATCACTCCATGATTGCTTCTGTGGATTTCATGGTCTTTTAGTCAGTTTAGGGGAGCTCCAGTGCAAATACAACAACTCCTGATTCAGCCAGGCACAGTGGTGATTCAGTGCAGTTATTTCAGCTTGAGGATCCGGTGTTTACGATTCGTGTGCATGTGCTGAACAACTCTGTTATGGTGTTTTGAAAACCCCTTTAACGTGCATCTGCCAAAAGAAGCAGTGGTGAGCTCAGCCCGAGACAGGGCAGCTGATGAATGTTGTAAACATTTGGGCTTCCTCTAACCGCTTTGTAGCCATGATCAGGGGCAGAACTGGCTTTAATGGCCGATGCACTGCTTTTAAACCCTTTTACCCTCCCAGGTTGAATATTcagatgtgttcatttttaGGAAGAGTATTAGGACTGAGGGCTGCTCTCATCTTTATAGAAAAGATCATTTAATACGGGTCTATTACAGGGTGTCTGGTGCACTACAAATGCCCTTTGGTCttaatatttgcatatttcataATGAGAATCCTCCCACTGCTGCTTAATTCCATGAGCACTTAATGCACCCAAAGGCAACATGATCTCCCCCATCACCTGATCTGAGCATCACTGAAACATTatggaaaacacagcatgaagcaGATTTCCCCTCCATTCTTCAAAAACAAGATCAAGAGGGATTCACACGCCTTTCTGTCTTACACATTTCCAGATGTATcatttctttcactctctcccaGAGCTGTCAAAGGGGTGACAGTTCAGTCTCTGGGCCCTAACTGTCACCCATCCTCGACATGAACGCCAATAATCTACAAGTATTTCCTTCTCTGATCCAGTCTTTAAGATGAGGAAGGATGCGCATGAAAGCCATTTATCCAAGAATTCCTGGTCCTAATGCTACTAACTAAATGAACAGCATATTGTTCCTcgttttatgtgtgtgattaATTATCCTGCTGGCTCTCCTCCCCAGCTTCATCCCCGGTCCCTGGCAGACCTGCAGCAGGACATGCGGCGCCGGGATCCAGCAACGGACCGTCAAGTGCCAGGTGTTGCTGTCCTTCTCCCAGACGGTTGCTGATCTGCCTGATGACGAGTGTGAGGGGGTCAAACCTGCCACGAGTCAGCCCTGCTACCGAACGCCCTGCTCTGGCGTTTCGGGCAAAGGGAAAGAAAGccagaaggagggagaggaagaggaggagtcaCCCAAGAGAGAGGAGCTGCACGACTGGGAGTATGAGGGGTTTACGGAGTGCTCAGAGAGTTGTGGGGGAGGTATGGATCATTATTGACCTCTCTTATGTgaggaagtaaagaaaaagcTTATCTTTGCTTATTAACTTTGCATGCTGCTGGAGTAGCCTAAAAAGAGGTCAAAAGACAGCCAAAGACATTGTTACCAATAGCCAGCGGGATGTAATGTTAAACCCATGACGgaatcaggttttttttgtataaataCAGCACGTACATTATATTCCTTAGTTTGAATGTACTGTGAATCGTCAAGGCGAACCCCAGTCAGTCAGTGTCACTGCATTTGTCCCAGTTGctgcattaaaatgaaacatcacAGCAGTAACCGGTGAACTTATGTCAGCGGATGACTAAAGCCATGCCAATACGGGCTTTGAAGTAGAAATGAGTTACATGATATTAGATGATCATGGATGGAATAGCGAGTTTAACCTTAAAGGCATCGCTGActctcacagcagcagtgaatgCTGCGCCAGACAGAGACAGCTTTCCTAAACATCCTGCCAACGGTCGTTGAGGCCGACTTTAATCTCCCCACCTCCACATTCAAGCCTGTATGTCTGTGCGTTAATGTCTGCACGAGTGTGCATGTGGAACTTAATTTCTGCACATGGGCGTCGGCCTTTGTcaacgtctgtgtgtgtgtgtgtgtgcactcgcCCAAACCCAACAAACTCCCATTCGGGGATGATTACAGACTGGTATCAGATGTCACATACACACCCTCAGGGCTGCGCTCCTGTGAACCATCACACCACTGTGGCGTTTGAAGTGCCCGTTTCACTGTTATTGTCCCCAACATTAGAAGCAGACTCAGAGATTTATGTTACGTTTCTTTTAACATGACCTGACATCACACCCTTAAAGTTTATCCACAGTTCGGGATAGAGTTAAAGCAGGCAGCTGTATGTGTGCCCCATTAGATACAACCACTGCTTGATTTCAGTGAGGGGCCTTATCCGGGTAGCTGTATGCAcgtgtttgcattttttttgcaatttattCTTAGAAGATGCTGTGCAGTAAGTATGtttatgttaacattttaaaaagttg
It encodes the following:
- the LOC121626446 gene encoding ADAMTS-like protein 1 isoform X3, with amino-acid sequence MTGGCLWTTGLLLAAVCVEVAVWANDGEAVFIREFTLIRRDHLPEEPLHDVGQKPEDPSSRTARSEEDRDTLWDAWGSWSECSRTCGGGASYSLRRCLSSKTCEGQNIKYRTCSNVDCPPDAGDFRAQQCSAHADVRFQGQYHEWLPVYNDPDNPCALKCKAKGSGLVVELAPKVLDGTRCYTESLDMCISGVCQIVGCDHELGSTVKEDNCGVCNGDGSSCRLVRGHYKSQHASGKTEDTVVVIPYKSRHVRLVLKGPDHLYVESKTLQGVKGELLLDKSGQHHLENTTLDFQKLSDKEVLRITGPLGADFTVKVQFAGGADSVVQYIYYQPIIHRWRETDFFPCSVTCGGGYQLTSAECFDLRSGRVVVDQYCHYYPENIKPKPKLQECNMEPCLASDGYKQIMPYDLYHPLPRWESSPWTACSTSCGGGIQSRSVSCVEEDMQGTITPTEEWKCLYSPKTAILQPCNTFDCPTWLAQEWSPCTVTCGQGLRYRVVLCIDHRGLHAGGCNPTTKPHIKEECLVTVPCYKSIDTLPVEAKPVWHKQAIELEEEIIVTEEPT